A section of the Cololabis saira isolate AMF1-May2022 chromosome 6, fColSai1.1, whole genome shotgun sequence genome encodes:
- the LOC133446517 gene encoding uncharacterized protein LOC133446517: MYIRSLREGNFQLYVETLTQLLPWMFALDHTHYSRWLSVHVRDMMVLSDKHPAILAEFCAGKFVVHKTMHKFSAMAIDQCHEQNNALIKGSGGAVGLTENPGALHRWMVAGPEIARMTTDFENDSTPGENRHHEQKPAVQEAFRKQVRSLTAVIEEMGNPFLEESQDLLVLDTKDIMTTAVADTVRNVESLGAQQYKTFVEERLEQRTKPVTDTIHRNKMPLFSHPPVKTHSKQKIQLEALRRDCNLFSRLYVSCQVRDGNLGKFFSHENQEAPPSLSQGGKMRLGTKADLLKCIMTDDTDSQPAPMVDGVFLDGAAVVQMLNPGTAKTFQDYADSVFVPYVKSQLEKTWRLDIIWDVYISDSLKGTTRQKRGKGIRRRVMPTTVLPKQWKDFLRVDDNKTELFEFLSQQVMGLPVEEGKEVYTTHGKMVLCSPAHCDVTSLTPCTHEEADTRLLLHVTDAVQKGLKKVTIRTVDTDVVVLAIALFRKIKPEEMWIAFGRGTSFRHISVHKIANKLDPSTCAAFPLFHALTGCDTVSAFAGRGKKTAWETWKAFPEVTKAFNEILQMQADVSEEVNSQLERFVVLMYDRTSETTEVNEARQQLFTHKSRTLENMPPTKAALVQHIKRAAYQANIWCKALELHRTIF, encoded by the exons ATGTACATCAGATCACTGCGGGAGGGCAACTTTCAGCTCTATGTAGAAACACTCACACAACTTCTACCCTGGATGTTTGCTTTGGATCACACTCACTACTCCAGGTGGCTCTCTGTCCATGTTCGTGACATGATGGTCCTCTCTGACAAACATCCGGCAATACTGGCAGAATTCTGTGCTGGAAAGTTTGTTGTGCACAAAACAATGCACAAGTTCTCAGCCATGGCAATTGACCAATGCCATGAACAGAACAACGCTCTCATCAAAGGCTCTGGTGGAGCAGTTGGCCTGACAGAGAATCCTGGGGCACTGCATCGTTGGATGGTGGCAGGTCCAGAAATTGCCAGAATGACAACAGATTTTGAGAATGACAGCACCCCAGGGGAAAACCGTCACCACGAGCAGAAGCCAGCAGTGCAAGAAGCCTTCAGGAAGCAGGTTAGGTCCCTCACAGCAGTGATTGAAGAGATGGGGAATCCATTTCTTGAAGAGAGTCAGGATCTTCTGGTGCTCGACACCAAAGATATCATGACTACAGCAGTTGCAGACACAGTGAGGAATGTAGAGTCCTTGGGTGCACAACAGTACAAGACCTTTGTAGAAGAACGGCTTGAGCAGAGAACAAAGCCTGTCACAGATACCATTCACAGGAACAAGATGCCACTCTTCAGCCACCCACCAgtgaaaacacattcaaaacaaaaaatacaacttGAGGCACTGAGGCGTGACTGCAATCTCTTCTCACGGCTGTATGTGTCTTGCCAAGTACGTGATGGAAATCTTGGGAAATTCTTCAGCCACGAAAACCAGGAAGCACCACCATCGTTGTCTCAGGGAGGGAAGATGCGGCTTGGTACAAAAGCAGACCTtctgaagtgcataatgactgatgacacagactCACAACCCGCTCCTATGGTTGATGGTGTTTTCCTAGATGGTGCAGCAGTGGTCCAGATGCTGAATCCTGGCACAGCAAAAACCTTCCAGGACTATGCAGACAGCGTCTTTGTGCCGTATGTAAAATCTCAGCTTGAGAAAACATGGCGTCTTGATATCATCTGGGATGTCTACATCTCAGACAGTCTGAAAGGAACCACAAGACAGAAGAGAGGGAAAGGAATACGGAGACGAGTGATGCCAACCACTGTGCTGCCAAAGCAATGGAAAGACTTCCTCCGTGTAGATGACAACAAAACTGAATTGTTTGAATTCCTCTCTCAGCAAGTCATGGGGCTCCCAGTAGAAGAGGGAAAAGAAGTTTACACGACACATGGCAAAATGGTGCTTTGCTCTCCTGCTCACTGTGACGTAACAAGTCTCACTCCATGCACTCATGAGGAAGCAGACACGCGCTTGCTTCTGCACGTAACAGATGCTGTTCAGAAGGGTTTGAAGAAGGTTACCATTCGTACCGTGGACACTGATGTTGTTGTCCTGGCCATAGCCTTGTTTAGGAAGATCAAGCCAGAGGAAATGTGGATTGCATTTGGTCGAGGCACCAGCTTCAGACATATTAGTGTTCATAAAATAGCCAACAAGCTGGATCCCAGTACCTGCGCTGCTTTCCCGTTGTTTCATGCACTCACAGGGTGTGACACAGTCTCAGCCTTTGCaggaagaggaaagaaaacGGCATGGGAGACCTGGAAGGCTTTCCCTGAAGTGACCAAGGCTTTCAATGAAATCCTGCAGATGCAAGCAGATGTGAGTGAGGAGGTCAATTCACAGCTGGAGCGTTTTGTTGTACTGATGTATGACAGGACAAGTGAAACCACAGAG GTGAATGAAGCAAGACAACAGCTCTTCACGCACAAATCCAGAACTCTGGAGAACATGCCACCAACAAAGGCTGCACTTGTCCAGCACATTAAGCGGGCAGCATATCAAGCCAATATCTGGTGCAAGGCCTTAGAACTGCACAGAACAATCTTTTAA